A region of the Bacillota bacterium genome:
TCAGGGAGCGCGTCTACTATCATGAGGTGGCGCCCGACGCGGAAGGTTACTGCCTCGCAGCGGTCGTGAATCGCAAGTTCGACGGGGGTAAAGGTTTCGGCGTATACGTGAAATATCCTAAAGCCGAACTACCGTATCTCATCGAGTGGAAGATGGCGGGCCAGGGTGTTTATGTGATGGGTGTAGAGCCGGCCAACTGTCATGTCGAAGGAAGGGCAAAGGACCGCGCGGACGGGAGGCTGGCTTTCCTGAAACCAGGAGAGGCCCGCGAATATCATATCGAGATCGGCGTTCTGGACGGGAGCGAGATGATATCCAGGGTTGAAGAGGCGATCAAGCGGTCCTTGTAGAGTTCTAGTCTCTTGTAAGGCTGCTAATTTTCTTGTAGGGCTATAGGGTTGCTGGTTGCAGGTTTTCCACACCGATTAGAGTAGATGAGATCGCACGACCCGGGAAAATATTGTGGCCAGATCCCGGCCTGCAAGAAGGATTTTCCCGGGCCGTGTTGAATTATGTTCTCAAGGCGGACAAAATAGTGAACTATGCGGATACAAACGGACACGTCCGCTCACGGTGGTTGAATGAGCCTACTGGCAGAGGAAAGACTAGAACGAATCATAGTAGAAGCGAAAAGGCACAGGGTCATCAAGATAACCGATCTCCGGGACGTGCTCGGTGTTACCGCCCGCACAATCCGCCGGGACTTGGAGGAGCTCGAGCGGCGAGGGATATTGAAGCGTACGCACGGCGGTGCCGTCTGGGTTGGCGATCCCGCCCATGACCTGACTTTCGCGGTCAGGGCGTCAACATGCAGGGAAGAGAAGGCCCGTATAGGGGCTGTTGTTTCGAATATGGTTAAGCCAGGCGAGGCCATTATTATCGATGCCGGGAGCACGATGGTGGAGGTGGCCCGCAACATCCCCGACCTGGCCGGGCTGACGGTGACGACCAACTCACTGAGCGTCGCGGCGGAGCTTGTTGGCAAGCGCAGTGTAACCACGATAATGTCCGGCGGCGTGCTCAGGGAGACGACGCTCTCCCTCGTGGGCCATAAGGCCGAGGAGACATTTAAGCAGATCAATGCGGACAAGGCCTTCATA
Encoded here:
- a CDS encoding DeoR/GlpR transcriptional regulator, whose product is MSLLAEERLERIIVEAKRHRVIKITDLRDVLGVTARTIRRDLEELERRGILKRTHGGAVWVGDPAHDLTFAVRASTCREEKARIGAVVSNMVKPGEAIIIDAGSTMVEVARNIPDLAGLTVTTNSLSVAAELVGKRSVTTIMSGGVLRETTLSLVGHKAEETFKQINADKAFIGASGITIEHGFTNSNPFEAEVKRAMIQAAREVIVVADHTKLGKVNLASFAALADVDLLITGVEADEITVKYLQNNGLKVMLA